One Budorcas taxicolor isolate Tak-1 chromosome 13, Takin1.1, whole genome shotgun sequence DNA window includes the following coding sequences:
- the ZNF512B gene encoding zinc finger protein 512B isoform X2: MTDPFCVGGGRRVPGSSRSGPGKDGSRNEVRLPVLHEPPKLGLPVVRAGQTVPSQAALCFDLESPAGDRTEGKKKGRPKAENQALRDIPLSLMNQWKDEFKAHSRVKCPNAGCWLEFPSIYGLKYHYQRCQGGAISERLTFPCPFCEAAFTSKTQLEKHRIWNHMDRPLPAPKPGPVSRPVTVSRPVGVSKPIGVSKPVTISKPIGISKPVTVSRPVPVSKPVTVSRPMPVTKPVTISRPVPVTKAVPVTRPIPVNKPIPVTKSVPIAKPVTVNKPVPVTKPVTINKSVPMTKLVTVTKPVPVAKPVTVSRPIVVSKPVTVSRPIAISRHTPPCKVVLLTKSENKAPRAAGRSSGKKRTADGLDACPIPPKHARPENGEYGPATPEQSSAFQLSTDPSSSPLSLGSRPSGGKEVPRAPGPGSPPEEGAERIKHRRKQKTPKKFTGEQPSISGTFGLKGLAKAEDKARIHRAKKQEGPGPEDTRKKGPAPTSAVNKEVPAPMTHQAPGSPEEQWQRAIHERGEAVCPTCNVVTRKTLVGLKKHMEVCQKDALKCQHCRKQFKSKAGLNYHTMAEHSTKPSDAEASEGNEQEERERLRKVLKQMGRLRCPQEGCGAAFSSLMGYQYHQRRCGKPPCEVETPSFPCTHCGKPYRSKAGHDYHVRSEHTAPPPEEPSDKAPEAEDPLGVERTPSGRIRRTSAQVAVFHLQEIAEDELARDWTKRRMKDDLVPETARLNYTRPGLPVLNPELLEAWKNEVKEKGHVNCPNDCCEAIYSSVSGLKAHLASCSKGDHLVGKYCCLLCPKEFSSESGVKYHILKTHAENWFRTSADPPPRHKGVDFPVPRKEKSPAGGKKRGRKPKERPSEELAPGTPPRQDDWPPAGRDKGARGSTGRKVGAGKAPEK; the protein is encoded by the exons ATGACCGATCCCTTTTGTGTTGGAGGAGGCCGCCGGGTCCCAGGATCCAGCAGGAGCGGGCCTGGGAAGGATGGCAGCCGGAACGAGGTCCGACTTCCTGTGCTCCATGAGCCCCCAAAGCTGG GGCTGCCAGTGGTCCGGGCTGGGCAGACGGTGCCCAGCCAGGCCGCACTCTGCTTTGACCTGGAAAGTCCAGCTGGCGACAGGACggaagggaagaaaaaggggCGTCCAAAAGCCGAGAATCAGGCACTCCGAGACATTCCC CTCTCCCTGATGAACCAATGGAAAGACGAGTTCAAGGCGCACTCGAGAGTAAAGTGTCCAAATGCTGGGTGCTGGCTGGAATTCCCCAGCATCTACGGGCTTAAGTACCACTACCAGCGGTGCCAAGGG GGTGCCATCTCAGAAAGGCTGACCTTTCCCTGCCCCTTCTGTGAGGCTGCATTCACCTCCAAGACCCAGCTGGAGAAGCACCGGATTTGGAACCATATGGACCGACCCCTGCCTGCCCCCAAGCCTGGGCCAGTCAGCCGGCCAGTCACTGTCAGTCGGCCGGTTGGGGTTAGCAAGCCCATTGGAGTAAGCAAACCTGTCACTATCAGCAAGCCCATTGGCATCAGCAAGCCAGTGACAGTCAGCCGGCCTGTGCCAGTCTCCAAACCAGTGACAGTCAGCCGACCCATGCCAGTCACCAAACCAGTGACGATCAGCAGGCCCGTGCCAGTCACTAAAGCTGTCCCGGTCACTAGGCCCATACCAGTCAACAAACCTATACCAGTCACCAAATCTGTACCAATTGCCAAGCCAGTGACAGTCAACAAACCGGTGCCAGTCACCAAACCAGTGACTATCAACAAGTCAGTGCCGATGACAAAGCTTGTAACAGTTACAAAACCTGTGCCAGTTGCGAAGCCAGTGACAGTCAGCAGACCCATCGTGGTCAGTAAGCCAGTGACGGTCAGCAGGCCCATTGCCATCAGCAGACACACGCCACCCTGCAAGGTGGTTCTGCTGACCAAGTCTGAGAACAAAGCTCCTCGGGCTGCAGGGAGGAGCAGCGGTAAGAAAAG GACTGCGGATGGCCTGGAcgcctgccccatcccacccaagCATGCGAGGCCAGAGAACGGAGAGTATGGCCCAGCCACCCCAGAGCAGAGCTCGGCCTTCCAGCTGAGCACAGACCCCAGCAGCAGCCCCCTTTCTCTGGGCAGCAGACCCTCAGGGGGCAAGGAGGTGCCAAGGGCTCCAGGCCCCGGGTCCCCGCCTGAGGAGGGTGCAGAGCGCATAAAGCACA gaaggaaacagaaaacaccCAAGAAGTTTACGGGTGAGCAGCCGTCCATCTCAgggacttttggactcaaag GGCTGGCCAAGGCAGAAGACAAAGCCCGCATCCATAGGGCCAAGAAACAGGAGGGCCCGGGCCCTGAAGACACGCGGAAAAAGGGGCCAGCCCCCACCAGCGCTGTCAACAAGGAGGTGCCAGCTCCTATGACCCACCAAGCCCCAG GTAGCCCTGAGGAGCAGTGGCAACGGGCCATCCACGAACGGGGGGAGGCTGTCTGCCCCACCTGCAATGTGGTCACCCGCAAGACCCTCGTGGGGCTTAAGAAGCACATGGAAGTGTGTCAGAAG GATGCACTGAAGTGTCAGCACTGCCGGAAGCAGTTCAAGTCCAAGGCCGGCCTCAACTACCACACCATGGCTGAGCACAGCACCAAG CCCTCTGATGCCGAGGCCTCGGAGGGGAACGAGCAGGAGGAGCGGGAGCGGCTGCGGAAGGTGCTGAAGCAGATGGGCCGGTTGCGCTGCCCCCAAGAG GGCTGCGGGGCCGCCTTCTCTAGTCTCATGGGCTACCAGTACCATCAGCGACGCTGTGGAAAGCCGCCCTGCGAAGTGGAAACCCCGTCCTTCCCCTGCACCCACTGTGGCAAGCCCTACCGCTCCAAAGCAGGCCATGACTACCACGTGCGctcagagcacacagccccg CCCCCTGAGGAGCCCTCTGACAAGGCCCCTGAGGCTGAGGACCCGCTGGGTGTGGAGCGGACTCCCAGCGGCCGTATCCGCCGCACGTCGGCCCAGGTCGCTGTGTTCCACCTGCAGGAGATCGCAGAGGACGAGCTGGCCCGAGACTGGACCAAGCGGCGGATGAAGGATGACCTGGTGCCCGAGACCGCACGG CTCAACTACACGCGGCCAGGCCTTCCTGTGCTGAACCCCGAGCTGCTGGAGGCATGGAAGAACGAGGTCAAGGAGAAAGGCCACGTCAACTGCCCCAACGAT tgcTGTGAAGCCATCTACTCCAGCGTGTCCGGCCTCAAGGCCCACCTGGCCAGCTGCAGCAAG GGGGACCACCTGGTGGGGAAGTACTGCTGTCTGCTGTGTCCCAAGGAATTCAGCTCCGAGAGCGGCGTCAAGTACCACATCCTCAAGACCCACGCGGAG AACTGGTTCCGCACTTCGGCAGACCCGCCTCCCAGACACAAGGGCGTGGACTTCCCCGTGCCCAGGAAAGAGAAGAGTCCAGCCGGCGGGAAGAAGCGGGGCCGCAAGCCCAAAGAGCGGCCCTCCGAGGAGCTGGCCCCCGGGACGCCTCCCCGCCAAGACGACTGGCCACCAGCAGGCAGAGACAAGGGGGCCCGGGGCTCCACTGGCCGGAAGGTGGGAGCCGGCAAGGCACCTGAGAAGTGA
- the ZNF512B gene encoding zinc finger protein 512B isoform X1, translating to MTDPFCVGGGRRVPGSSRSGPGKDGSRNEVRLPVLHEPPKLGLPVVRAGQTVPSQAALCFDLESPAGDRTEGKKKGRPKAENQALRDIPLSLMNQWKDEFKAHSRVKCPNAGCWLEFPSIYGLKYHYQRCQGGAISERLTFPCPFCEAAFTSKTQLEKHRIWNHMDRPLPAPKPGPVSRPVTVSRPVGVSKPIGVSKPVTISKPIGISKPVTVSRPVPVSKPVTVSRPMPVTKPVTISRPVPVTKAVPVTRPIPVNKPIPVTKSVPIAKPVTVNKPVPVTKPVTINKSVPMTKLVTVTKPVPVAKPVTVSRPIVVSKPVTVSRPIAISRHTPPCKVVLLTKSENKAPRAAGRSSGKKRTADGLDACPIPPKHARPENGEYGPATPEQSSAFQLSTDPSSSPLSLGSRPSGGKEVPRAPGPGSPPEEGAERIKHRRKQKTPKKFTGEQPSISGTFGLKGLAKAEDKARIHRAKKQEGPGPEDTRKKGPAPTSAVNKEVPAPMTHQAPGSPEEQWQRAIHERGEAVCPTCNVVTRKTLVGLKKHMEVCQKLQDALKCQHCRKQFKSKAGLNYHTMAEHSTKPSDAEASEGNEQEERERLRKVLKQMGRLRCPQEGCGAAFSSLMGYQYHQRRCGKPPCEVETPSFPCTHCGKPYRSKAGHDYHVRSEHTAPPPEEPSDKAPEAEDPLGVERTPSGRIRRTSAQVAVFHLQEIAEDELARDWTKRRMKDDLVPETARLNYTRPGLPVLNPELLEAWKNEVKEKGHVNCPNDCCEAIYSSVSGLKAHLASCSKGDHLVGKYCCLLCPKEFSSESGVKYHILKTHAENWFRTSADPPPRHKGVDFPVPRKEKSPAGGKKRGRKPKERPSEELAPGTPPRQDDWPPAGRDKGARGSTGRKVGAGKAPEK from the exons ATGACCGATCCCTTTTGTGTTGGAGGAGGCCGCCGGGTCCCAGGATCCAGCAGGAGCGGGCCTGGGAAGGATGGCAGCCGGAACGAGGTCCGACTTCCTGTGCTCCATGAGCCCCCAAAGCTGG GGCTGCCAGTGGTCCGGGCTGGGCAGACGGTGCCCAGCCAGGCCGCACTCTGCTTTGACCTGGAAAGTCCAGCTGGCGACAGGACggaagggaagaaaaaggggCGTCCAAAAGCCGAGAATCAGGCACTCCGAGACATTCCC CTCTCCCTGATGAACCAATGGAAAGACGAGTTCAAGGCGCACTCGAGAGTAAAGTGTCCAAATGCTGGGTGCTGGCTGGAATTCCCCAGCATCTACGGGCTTAAGTACCACTACCAGCGGTGCCAAGGG GGTGCCATCTCAGAAAGGCTGACCTTTCCCTGCCCCTTCTGTGAGGCTGCATTCACCTCCAAGACCCAGCTGGAGAAGCACCGGATTTGGAACCATATGGACCGACCCCTGCCTGCCCCCAAGCCTGGGCCAGTCAGCCGGCCAGTCACTGTCAGTCGGCCGGTTGGGGTTAGCAAGCCCATTGGAGTAAGCAAACCTGTCACTATCAGCAAGCCCATTGGCATCAGCAAGCCAGTGACAGTCAGCCGGCCTGTGCCAGTCTCCAAACCAGTGACAGTCAGCCGACCCATGCCAGTCACCAAACCAGTGACGATCAGCAGGCCCGTGCCAGTCACTAAAGCTGTCCCGGTCACTAGGCCCATACCAGTCAACAAACCTATACCAGTCACCAAATCTGTACCAATTGCCAAGCCAGTGACAGTCAACAAACCGGTGCCAGTCACCAAACCAGTGACTATCAACAAGTCAGTGCCGATGACAAAGCTTGTAACAGTTACAAAACCTGTGCCAGTTGCGAAGCCAGTGACAGTCAGCAGACCCATCGTGGTCAGTAAGCCAGTGACGGTCAGCAGGCCCATTGCCATCAGCAGACACACGCCACCCTGCAAGGTGGTTCTGCTGACCAAGTCTGAGAACAAAGCTCCTCGGGCTGCAGGGAGGAGCAGCGGTAAGAAAAG GACTGCGGATGGCCTGGAcgcctgccccatcccacccaagCATGCGAGGCCAGAGAACGGAGAGTATGGCCCAGCCACCCCAGAGCAGAGCTCGGCCTTCCAGCTGAGCACAGACCCCAGCAGCAGCCCCCTTTCTCTGGGCAGCAGACCCTCAGGGGGCAAGGAGGTGCCAAGGGCTCCAGGCCCCGGGTCCCCGCCTGAGGAGGGTGCAGAGCGCATAAAGCACA gaaggaaacagaaaacaccCAAGAAGTTTACGGGTGAGCAGCCGTCCATCTCAgggacttttggactcaaag GGCTGGCCAAGGCAGAAGACAAAGCCCGCATCCATAGGGCCAAGAAACAGGAGGGCCCGGGCCCTGAAGACACGCGGAAAAAGGGGCCAGCCCCCACCAGCGCTGTCAACAAGGAGGTGCCAGCTCCTATGACCCACCAAGCCCCAG GTAGCCCTGAGGAGCAGTGGCAACGGGCCATCCACGAACGGGGGGAGGCTGTCTGCCCCACCTGCAATGTGGTCACCCGCAAGACCCTCGTGGGGCTTAAGAAGCACATGGAAGTGTGTCAGAAG CTGCAGGATGCACTGAAGTGTCAGCACTGCCGGAAGCAGTTCAAGTCCAAGGCCGGCCTCAACTACCACACCATGGCTGAGCACAGCACCAAG CCCTCTGATGCCGAGGCCTCGGAGGGGAACGAGCAGGAGGAGCGGGAGCGGCTGCGGAAGGTGCTGAAGCAGATGGGCCGGTTGCGCTGCCCCCAAGAG GGCTGCGGGGCCGCCTTCTCTAGTCTCATGGGCTACCAGTACCATCAGCGACGCTGTGGAAAGCCGCCCTGCGAAGTGGAAACCCCGTCCTTCCCCTGCACCCACTGTGGCAAGCCCTACCGCTCCAAAGCAGGCCATGACTACCACGTGCGctcagagcacacagccccg CCCCCTGAGGAGCCCTCTGACAAGGCCCCTGAGGCTGAGGACCCGCTGGGTGTGGAGCGGACTCCCAGCGGCCGTATCCGCCGCACGTCGGCCCAGGTCGCTGTGTTCCACCTGCAGGAGATCGCAGAGGACGAGCTGGCCCGAGACTGGACCAAGCGGCGGATGAAGGATGACCTGGTGCCCGAGACCGCACGG CTCAACTACACGCGGCCAGGCCTTCCTGTGCTGAACCCCGAGCTGCTGGAGGCATGGAAGAACGAGGTCAAGGAGAAAGGCCACGTCAACTGCCCCAACGAT tgcTGTGAAGCCATCTACTCCAGCGTGTCCGGCCTCAAGGCCCACCTGGCCAGCTGCAGCAAG GGGGACCACCTGGTGGGGAAGTACTGCTGTCTGCTGTGTCCCAAGGAATTCAGCTCCGAGAGCGGCGTCAAGTACCACATCCTCAAGACCCACGCGGAG AACTGGTTCCGCACTTCGGCAGACCCGCCTCCCAGACACAAGGGCGTGGACTTCCCCGTGCCCAGGAAAGAGAAGAGTCCAGCCGGCGGGAAGAAGCGGGGCCGCAAGCCCAAAGAGCGGCCCTCCGAGGAGCTGGCCCCCGGGACGCCTCCCCGCCAAGACGACTGGCCACCAGCAGGCAGAGACAAGGGGGCCCGGGGCTCCACTGGCCGGAAGGTGGGAGCCGGCAAGGCACCTGAGAAGTGA